The following are from one region of the Yoonia sp. R2331 genome:
- a CDS encoding bifunctional transcriptional activator/DNA repair enzyme AdaA yields MTLLMPDDQTLYDALLARDAAYEGRIWVTVASTGVFCRLTCPARKPKRENCAFHDSLAACIAGGFRPCKRCNPLAQTDPAVTDLLAALEATPDHRWTAADVAARGYDVATIRRAFQRQFGMTFLEMARQRRLATGFTTLVSGARVIDAQIDAGFESAQAFRDAFARQIGLNPGAFRRNARIRVDQISTPLGTMVAAADATHLHLLEFFDRKALPAEMARLYKLIRGDIGFGRTGVTDQTETQLAAYFAGRDARFTVPLALHGTPFTRSVWQALQDIPAGETRSYAALAAGMGRPTATRAVARANGANQIAILIPCHRILGADGSLTGYGGGLWRKDRLIATEHQYKGRHHELS; encoded by the coding sequence ATGACCTTGTTGATGCCTGATGATCAGACCCTTTATGACGCGCTATTGGCGCGCGATGCCGCCTATGAGGGGCGCATTTGGGTCACTGTCGCATCCACTGGCGTTTTCTGCAGGCTGACCTGCCCCGCACGCAAGCCCAAGCGCGAAAACTGCGCCTTTCATGACAGTCTTGCGGCCTGCATCGCGGGCGGTTTTCGGCCCTGCAAGCGGTGCAATCCGCTGGCGCAGACCGATCCGGCGGTGACGGATTTGCTGGCGGCACTTGAGGCGACCCCGGACCACCGCTGGACGGCGGCGGATGTGGCGGCGCGCGGATATGATGTCGCAACCATCCGGCGCGCATTTCAGCGGCAGTTCGGCATGACGTTCCTTGAAATGGCGCGCCAGCGCAGGCTTGCCACCGGGTTTACGACGCTGGTGTCAGGTGCGCGGGTGATTGATGCGCAGATTGATGCGGGATTTGAAAGCGCGCAGGCCTTTCGCGACGCCTTTGCCCGACAGATTGGGCTGAACCCCGGTGCGTTTCGGCGCAATGCGCGCATCCGCGTCGATCAGATCAGCACGCCTTTGGGCACGATGGTCGCCGCCGCTGACGCGACGCATTTGCACCTGCTGGAGTTCTTCGACCGCAAGGCCCTGCCTGCAGAGATGGCGCGGCTGTACAAGCTGATCAGGGGTGACATCGGCTTTGGTCGCACGGGCGTCACCGATCAGACAGAAACCCAGCTTGCCGCGTATTTTGCCGGACGCGACGCCCGGTTCACCGTGCCGCTGGCCTTGCATGGCACGCCCTTTACCCGGTCGGTCTGGCAGGCCCTGCAGGACATCCCGGCGGGTGAAACTCGCAGCTATGCGGCACTTGCGGCGGGCATGGGGCGCCCCACCGCCACCCGTGCCGTGGCCCGCGCAAACGGCGCCAACCAGATTGCCATATTGATCCCCTGTCACCGAATTCTGGGCGCGGATGGCAGCCTGACGGGCTATGGCGGCGGGCTGTGGCGCAAGGACCGATTGATCGCAACAGAACACCAGTACAAAGGACGACACCATGAGCTTTCGTGA
- a CDS encoding isocitrate lyase/phosphoenolpyruvate mutase family protein — protein MSFRDLHQPGNPLVMLNVWDAGSARVMHRLGAQALATSSAALAYTLGRPDGGTISREDSLTHAQDIVAATPLPVQGDFENGFGDDPDTCAETVRMAAEVGLAGICIEDTMFPSGNAYAFDLAVERMRAASAAARALPGDFVLTARADGILTGAYDTDEAIRRIVAFAAAGADCLYAPLPPDMDALAQIVAATDKPVNALVAGRFTKQSRADFAAIRVARLSIGSSLARVTHRAIHDIGAAMIGGDFTGLKAGISSATIDALLKDQS, from the coding sequence ATGAGCTTTCGTGACCTCCATCAACCCGGCAACCCGCTGGTCATGCTGAATGTTTGGGATGCGGGAAGTGCGCGCGTGATGCACCGGCTGGGCGCGCAGGCGCTGGCAACATCATCCGCAGCACTGGCCTATACATTGGGCCGCCCCGATGGCGGCACGATCAGCCGAGAGGACAGTCTGACCCATGCGCAGGACATCGTGGCGGCAACGCCGCTGCCGGTACAGGGCGATTTCGAGAACGGCTTTGGCGATGATCCCGACACCTGCGCAGAGACCGTGCGCATGGCTGCAGAGGTGGGGCTGGCGGGCATTTGCATCGAAGACACGATGTTTCCCAGTGGCAATGCCTACGCCTTTGATTTGGCGGTTGAACGGATGCGCGCCGCAAGTGCGGCAGCGCGTGCCTTGCCGGGGGATTTCGTGCTGACCGCACGGGCCGATGGCATTCTGACGGGCGCTTATGACACGGACGAGGCGATCCGCCGCATCGTGGCCTTTGCCGCAGCCGGGGCCGATTGCCTGTATGCGCCTTTGCCGCCTGATATGGATGCTTTGGCGCAGATCGTGGCCGCTACCGACAAGCCGGTCAACGCATTGGTCGCGGGGCGGTTCACCAAGCAAAGCCGCGCCGATTTCGCGGCCATTAGGGTGGCGCGCCTGTCGATCGGGTCGTCACTGGCACGGGTCACGCACCGCGCGATCCATGACATCGGGGCCGCGATGATCGGTGGGGATTTCACAGGCCTGAAGGCGGGGATCAGCAGCGCGACGATTGACGCGCTGCTGAAAGATCAAAGTTAG
- a CDS encoding outer membrane protein — MKQRLLITSAALGFFAAPAIAGGITEPVMAPPPAPVAVAPAPVYTGGNWTGFYAGANLGYGQLNADGFSDDTEDYTYGVHAGYLYDLGSFVLGGELEYDATEITDAATGINLDGVARAKVRAGYDAGQWLPYVTAGAAQAYSSGALEADDTGYFAGLGVDYQVAPNIRLGAEVLQHQFDDFNGGGTDIEATTASVRVGFTF, encoded by the coding sequence ATGAAACAGCGTCTTTTGATCACCAGCGCGGCCCTTGGGTTCTTTGCCGCCCCCGCCATCGCCGGTGGCATCACTGAACCTGTGATGGCCCCGCCGCCCGCCCCCGTGGCCGTGGCCCCCGCACCGGTCTACACCGGCGGCAATTGGACCGGGTTCTATGCTGGTGCCAACCTCGGCTATGGCCAGCTGAACGCCGACGGCTTTTCTGACGACACAGAAGATTACACCTACGGTGTGCACGCTGGCTACCTTTACGATCTTGGGTCCTTCGTGCTGGGCGGAGAGCTGGAATATGACGCAACCGAGATCACCGATGCCGCCACCGGTATCAACCTTGATGGCGTCGCCCGGGCCAAGGTCCGCGCCGGTTACGACGCAGGCCAATGGCTGCCTTACGTGACCGCCGGTGCGGCACAGGCCTATTCCTCTGGCGCGCTTGAGGCGGATGATACAGGCTACTTTGCCGGTCTGGGCGTGGACTATCAGGTCGCCCCGAACATCCGTCTCGGCGCCGAAGTGCTGCAACACCAGTTTGACGACTTCAACGGCGGCGGCACCGATATCGAGGCGACAACCGCCAGCGTCCGCGTCGGCTTTACTTTCTAA
- a CDS encoding trimethylamine methyltransferase family protein, translating to MTDTKPAGRPTRSGGRAARTAARAAPLAEALRPIRAGLSGGRYNPLSEADVAAIHDAALVALEDIGLSQAPQSGIDAMTAAGAILGDDGRLRFPRALVEDMLAVACTDLTLHGRDPRHDLQLTGTRVHYGTAGAAVHMVDVLGRIYRESTLQDLHDAARIVDQLDNIHFLQRPMVARDIVDNREMDLNTVYATVSGTTKHIGTSFTEPDFVPDAIEMLHMMAGDEATWRARPFVSNSNCFVVPPMKFATESCQVMEACIAGGMPVLLLSAGQAGATAPAPIAGAIVQAVAECLAGVVYVNSIAPGHPAIFGTWPFVSDLRTGAMSGGSGEQALLTAGCAQMHRFYGLPGGAAAGIADAKLPDMQAGWEQMGSNVMAGLAGLNMVYEAAGMHASLLGFCHESLILGDDLLGQAMRCVRGIEVNEETLGLETMRDVCLNGPGHYLGSDQTLALMQTEYVYPATADRSSPKEWEERDKPDLIANAIARKEKILGKRATARLDPVTDQAIRARFNIHLSN from the coding sequence ATGACCGATACCAAACCCGCAGGCCGCCCTACCCGCTCTGGCGGGCGCGCCGCGCGCACCGCCGCCCGCGCCGCCCCTCTGGCCGAGGCATTGCGCCCGATCCGCGCGGGCCTGAGCGGCGGGCGCTATAACCCGCTGTCCGAGGCGGATGTCGCCGCCATTCATGATGCCGCGCTTGTGGCGCTGGAAGACATCGGCCTGAGCCAGGCCCCGCAGTCAGGCATTGACGCCATGACGGCGGCCGGTGCGATCCTTGGCGATGATGGACGCTTGCGGTTCCCCCGCGCGCTGGTCGAGGACATGCTGGCCGTGGCCTGCACCGATCTGACGCTGCATGGCCGCGACCCCAGGCATGATCTGCAGTTGACCGGCACCCGCGTGCATTACGGCACCGCTGGCGCGGCCGTGCATATGGTGGATGTGCTGGGCCGGATTTACCGCGAGAGCACTTTGCAGGATTTGCATGATGCCGCGCGGATTGTGGACCAGCTGGACAACATCCATTTCCTGCAGCGCCCGATGGTGGCGCGCGATATTGTCGATAACCGCGAGATGGACCTCAACACGGTTTACGCGACCGTGTCGGGCACGACCAAGCACATCGGCACGTCCTTTACCGAGCCGGATTTTGTGCCCGATGCGATCGAGATGTTGCACATGATGGCCGGGGATGAGGCGACCTGGCGTGCGCGACCATTTGTGAGCAATTCCAACTGCTTTGTGGTGCCGCCGATGAAGTTTGCGACCGAAAGCTGTCAAGTGATGGAGGCGTGCATCGCCGGTGGGATGCCTGTGCTGTTGCTGTCTGCCGGTCAGGCGGGTGCCACGGCGCCTGCGCCCATTGCCGGGGCCATCGTGCAGGCGGTGGCAGAGTGTCTGGCCGGTGTGGTTTACGTCAACAGCATCGCACCGGGGCATCCGGCGATCTTTGGCACATGGCCGTTTGTGTCGGACCTGCGGACAGGTGCGATGTCAGGTGGATCGGGCGAGCAGGCGCTGCTGACCGCAGGCTGCGCGCAGATGCATCGGTTCTACGGGCTGCCCGGCGGGGCCGCAGCGGGGATCGCGGACGCCAAGCTGCCCGATATGCAGGCCGGGTGGGAACAGATGGGTTCCAACGTCATGGCGGGGCTTGCCGGGTTGAACATGGTCTATGAGGCGGCGGGCATGCATGCGTCTTTGCTGGGGTTCTGCCACGAGTCGCTGATATTGGGCGATGATCTGTTGGGCCAAGCGATGCGCTGTGTCCGCGGGATCGAGGTCAACGAAGAGACGCTGGGGCTGGAGACAATGCGCGATGTCTGTCTGAACGGGCCGGGGCATTATCTGGGGTCGGATCAGACGCTTGCCTTGATGCAGACCGAATATGTCTATCCCGCGACGGCGGACCGGTCATCGCCCAAGGAATGGGAAGAGCGGGACAAGCCTGATCTGATCGCCAATGCAATTGCGCGCAAAGAGAAGATCCTGGGCAAACGCGCCACGGCACGGCTGGACCCGGTGACCGATCAGGCGATCCGGGCGCGGTTCAACATTCATCTGTCAAACTGA
- a CDS encoding anhydro-N-acetylmuramic acid kinase, whose amino-acid sequence MKIKGPIRAVGAMSGTSLDGVDAAEIETDGVTITGFGDSTYREYSDRERAILKAALGRWPGDDLAEAAAVIAKAHAIALAGFEDAALVGFHGQTLAHDPGGRGTHQLGDGAALAETLGKPVVWDFRSADVKLGGQGAPLAPFYHWALARFIGATAPCAFLNLGGVGNLTWVDPTADRPEADGALLAFDTGPANAPLNDMMQSRVNLPYDIGGRLAAQGQVDEDIITRFMQHPFFFRMPPKSLDRDAFAALAKDCAGLSDADAAATLTAAVAIAVSEGMQHCPQLPQTLWVTGGGRHNPVMMQMIAAAVDCAVKPVEDAGLDGDMLEAQAFAYLAVRVARGLPTSCPGTTGVRAAVCGGTLSVPRG is encoded by the coding sequence ATGAAGATCAAAGGGCCGATCAGGGCAGTCGGGGCGATGTCGGGAACCTCGCTGGATGGTGTAGACGCCGCAGAGATTGAGACCGATGGCGTGACCATCACCGGCTTTGGTGACAGCACCTACCGCGAATATTCTGACCGGGAACGCGCAATCCTAAAGGCCGCATTGGGCCGCTGGCCCGGCGATGATCTGGCAGAGGCCGCGGCCGTCATTGCCAAGGCCCATGCCATCGCCTTGGCCGGGTTTGAAGACGCGGCACTTGTGGGGTTTCACGGCCAGACCCTGGCTCATGACCCGGGCGGGCGCGGTACGCATCAGCTGGGTGATGGGGCCGCCCTGGCCGAAACGCTGGGCAAACCCGTGGTCTGGGATTTTCGTAGCGCTGATGTGAAACTCGGCGGGCAGGGCGCGCCCTTGGCCCCTTTCTATCACTGGGCACTGGCCCGGTTCATCGGGGCGACTGCACCTTGTGCCTTCTTGAACCTCGGCGGGGTCGGCAACCTCACGTGGGTTGATCCCACCGCTGACCGGCCAGAGGCGGATGGCGCGCTCTTGGCCTTTGACACCGGCCCTGCCAATGCCCCGCTCAATGACATGATGCAGTCCCGTGTGAATCTGCCTTACGACATAGGCGGCAGACTGGCCGCACAAGGTCAGGTGGACGAAGACATCATCACCCGTTTCATGCAGCACCCATTTTTCTTCCGCATGCCGCCCAAATCTCTGGATCGCGATGCTTTCGCCGCGCTCGCAAAGGACTGCGCCGGGCTCAGCGATGCTGACGCCGCCGCAACCCTGACGGCGGCTGTCGCGATCGCGGTCAGCGAAGGGATGCAACACTGCCCGCAATTGCCGCAAACGCTCTGGGTGACAGGCGGCGGGCGGCACAACCCCGTGATGATGCAGATGATTGCAGCAGCTGTGGATTGCGCCGTGAAACCGGTCGAGGATGCCGGTCTTGATGGTGACATGCTCGAAGCGCAAGCCTTTGCCTACCTCGCCGTGCGCGTGGCGCGCGGACTTCCGACGTCCTGTCCGGGCACAACAGGCGTCCGGGCTGCGGTCTGTGGCGGGACGTTGAGCGTGCCGCGCGGGTAG
- the tyrS gene encoding tyrosine--tRNA ligase, translating into MTYHPKSDFMAVMMERGFLADCTDYQGLDEALSKGPVPAYIGFDATATSLHVGSLIQIMMLRWLQKTGHKPITLMGGGTTKVGDPSFRADERPLLGAEQIDANIAGIRQVFAAYMDYSDGPTGALMLNNAEWLDGLNYLDFLRDIGRHFSINRMLSFESVKSRLDREQSLSFLEFNYMILQAYDFLELNRRYGCLLQMGGSDQWGNIVNGIDLTRRVLEQEIYGLTSPLLTTSDGKKMGKSQSGAVWLNADLCSPYEFWQFWRNTTDADTGKFLKLYTELPVAECDRLGALEGSEINAAKVILANEVTTLLHGADAAAAAEATAREVFEKGGVGDDLPTLTIPASELGEGLSIVQALVKSGLAGSGKEAKRLIAENGARLNDEPLTNAGLMLDADALAQPIKLSAGKKRHALVQLG; encoded by the coding sequence ATGACCTACCACCCCAAGTCCGATTTCATGGCCGTGATGATGGAACGCGGCTTTCTGGCCGATTGCACCGATTATCAGGGGCTGGATGAGGCGCTGTCGAAGGGACCGGTGCCCGCCTACATCGGCTTTGACGCCACGGCCACGTCGCTGCATGTGGGCAGCCTGATCCAGATCATGATGCTGCGCTGGTTGCAAAAGACCGGGCACAAACCGATCACCCTGATGGGCGGCGGTACCACCAAGGTGGGTGATCCCTCATTCCGCGCCGATGAGCGCCCCTTGCTGGGGGCAGAGCAGATTGACGCCAATATCGCGGGCATCCGCCAGGTGTTTGCCGCCTACATGGACTATAGCGATGGGCCGACCGGCGCATTGATGCTGAACAATGCCGAATGGCTGGACGGGTTGAATTACCTTGATTTCCTCCGCGACATCGGGCGGCATTTCTCGATCAACCGGATGTTGTCGTTTGAAAGTGTGAAATCGCGGCTGGATCGCGAGCAGAGCCTGTCGTTCCTTGAGTTCAACTACATGATCCTGCAGGCCTATGATTTCCTTGAGCTGAACCGTCGCTATGGCTGTCTGTTGCAGATGGGCGGATCGGATCAATGGGGCAATATCGTCAACGGGATCGACCTGACGCGGCGGGTGCTGGAGCAAGAGATTTACGGGCTGACCTCGCCCTTGCTGACCACGTCCGACGGCAAAAAGATGGGCAAGTCGCAGTCCGGTGCGGTCTGGTTGAATGCAGACCTGTGCAGCCCTTATGAATTCTGGCAGTTCTGGCGCAACACCACGGATGCGGACACGGGCAAGTTCTTGAAGCTTTACACCGAATTGCCGGTGGCGGAATGCGACCGGCTGGGTGCGCTGGAGGGGTCAGAGATCAACGCGGCCAAGGTGATCCTTGCCAATGAGGTCACCACCTTGCTGCACGGGGCCGATGCCGCCGCCGCAGCAGAGGCGACCGCGCGCGAGGTCTTTGAGAAAGGCGGCGTGGGGGATGATTTGCCAACCCTGACCATCCCCGCGTCGGAGCTGGGCGAGGGTCTGTCGATTGTGCAGGCGCTGGTGAAATCCGGGCTGGCCGGATCGGGCAAAGAGGCCAAGCGGCTGATTGCTGAAAATGGCGCGCGGCTGAATGATGAGCCGCTGACCAATGCGGGCCTGATGCTGGATGCGGATGCGCTGGCCCAGCCGATCAAGCTGTCGGCGGGCAAGAAGCGGCATGCGCTGGTGCAATTGGGTTAG
- a CDS encoding GNAT family N-acetyltransferase: MFDMPLPTHARTLPLQQSPAYARTLRALGQKARIVHGDGVGQMAVVTRQTPFGPLRAAMRGPLWETPDPRDRVDFLRRHRVHLHNPEDDAPDTMRAAGFWQVMTPGTVGLMDLTRDPVAAMHGKWRNAWRSAARADLRVQSGPFEPARDNWILALDGAQQRVRGFRGYPHAFTHAFAAQNPDAALCYVAYQERSQIAAMIFLLHAPTATYHIGWTGEDGRRCNAHRLLLIQAARDLSARGMTTLDLGQIDTRRAPGLARFKLGAGAQPVTLGGTWVRLPWCR, from the coding sequence ATGTTTGACATGCCTTTGCCCACCCATGCGCGCACGCTGCCGCTGCAACAAAGCCCCGCCTATGCCCGGACGCTGCGCGCGCTGGGCCAGAAAGCACGGATTGTGCACGGCGATGGCGTGGGGCAGATGGCGGTAGTGACACGGCAGACGCCCTTTGGTCCGTTGCGCGCAGCGATGCGCGGGCCGCTCTGGGAAACGCCCGATCCGCGCGACCGGGTGGATTTTCTGCGCCGCCACCGGGTGCATCTGCACAATCCAGAGGACGACGCCCCCGATACCATGCGCGCGGCTGGCTTTTGGCAGGTGATGACCCCCGGCACCGTGGGCCTGATGGACCTGACCCGTGATCCGGTCGCAGCCATGCACGGCAAGTGGCGCAACGCCTGGCGCAGCGCCGCGCGCGCAGATCTGCGTGTCCAGTCCGGCCCGTTTGAGCCTGCGCGCGACAATTGGATCCTGGCGCTGGATGGAGCGCAACAGCGTGTGCGGGGCTTTCGCGGTTATCCGCATGCCTTTACCCATGCTTTTGCTGCCCAAAACCCCGATGCTGCCTTATGTTACGTAGCCTATCAGGAGCGCAGTCAGATCGCCGCAATGATCTTTCTGCTGCATGCCCCGACGGCCACCTATCACATTGGCTGGACCGGAGAGGATGGGCGGCGCTGCAATGCGCATCGGTTGCTGTTGATCCAAGCGGCGCGCGATCTGTCTGCGCGCGGAATGACCACGCTTGATCTGGGGCAGATTGATACCCGCCGCGCGCCCGGGTTGGCACGGTTCAAGTTGGGTGCTGGTGCGCAACCGGTCACCTTGGGTGGCACGTGGGTACGGTTGCCGTGGTGCCGCTAA
- a CDS encoding PhzF family phenazine biosynthesis protein — translation MTQYLVYDVFTDRPFGGNQLAVFPDATGLSEDQLQAIAVEFKFSEITLVYPPEDPAHTAKVRIFTPTQEIDFAGHPTIGTAIALYDLGRGSDLVLELGVGPIACTVTPEGAAFTTTAPLSRLSHPDPALVARALGTSRSAISATVHGPVQASLGLPFVIVELTDRAALAHCQPDIAACRDGAQRHPAGLDFAIFAYVREGAQVDARMFAPLDNIPEDPATGSACATLAALLHEDLRQPQTLHITQGEDMGRTSRITAQSHGDPVQVTISGQAVRVMDGRLLV, via the coding sequence ATGACCCAATACCTTGTCTATGATGTTTTTACCGACCGCCCCTTTGGCGGGAACCAATTGGCAGTGTTCCCTGACGCCACGGGCCTGTCGGAGGACCAGTTGCAGGCCATTGCGGTCGAGTTCAAATTCTCTGAAATCACCCTCGTCTATCCGCCCGAAGACCCGGCCCATACGGCCAAGGTCCGCATTTTCACACCGACACAGGAAATCGACTTTGCCGGGCATCCAACCATTGGCACAGCAATTGCGCTGTATGATCTGGGGCGCGGGTCCGATCTGGTGCTGGAACTTGGGGTCGGCCCGATTGCCTGCACGGTGACACCCGAAGGTGCAGCGTTTACCACCACCGCCCCGCTGTCGCGTCTTTCGCACCCCGATCCGGCCCTTGTTGCCCGCGCGCTGGGCACATCACGGTCGGCAATTTCCGCCACGGTGCATGGGCCGGTGCAAGCCTCGCTTGGGCTGCCTTTTGTGATTGTGGAACTGACCGACCGCGCGGCCCTGGCCCATTGCCAGCCCGATATTGCAGCCTGCCGCGACGGGGCACAGCGGCACCCGGCGGGGCTCGATTTTGCGATCTTTGCCTATGTCCGCGAGGGTGCGCAGGTCGATGCGCGCATGTTTGCCCCGCTCGACAACATCCCGGAAGATCCAGCCACCGGCAGCGCCTGCGCCACCTTGGCCGCCCTGCTGCACGAGGATTTGCGCCAGCCGCAAACCCTGCACATCACCCAAGGTGAAGATATGGGACGGACGTCAAGGATTACCGCGCAAAGCCACGGTGATCCGGTGCAGGTCACAATCTCTGGTCAGGCCGTGCGTGTCATGGACGGCAGGCTGCTGGTCTGA
- a CDS encoding tellurite resistance TerB family protein, whose translation MSLMKTLAKVAIGVAVAKGAQKMMQGRGNTPSGQVADDGLFRGAHSPNQADAQAGNPLEGMMDNILGGGAAQGGLGGLLDQFAGSDGVDTRARPSSPAGLEDLLGGLTGGAAGGGLGGLLGGLAGALGGASGGGGGLGDVLGSQFDSTPQKAKTSSQDQEAAAGLMLAAMLQAAKSDGTFDQGEQAKIMDKLGDVSQAERDFVNRELQKPIDVAGLANAVPQGMERQVYMMSVLGIDLDSQEEAKYLHDLASALHIQPQAVNAVHDKLGVPRIYR comes from the coding sequence ATGAGCTTGATGAAAACGCTGGCCAAGGTGGCCATTGGTGTCGCCGTCGCCAAGGGCGCGCAAAAGATGATGCAAGGACGTGGCAACACGCCATCCGGGCAGGTCGCGGATGACGGGCTTTTCCGTGGTGCGCATTCCCCCAATCAGGCTGATGCACAGGCGGGCAACCCGCTCGAAGGGATGATGGATAACATCCTTGGCGGTGGTGCCGCGCAGGGCGGGCTTGGCGGCCTGCTTGACCAATTTGCCGGCAGTGACGGCGTCGATACGCGCGCGCGCCCTTCGTCGCCTGCGGGGTTAGAGGATTTGCTGGGCGGGTTGACAGGCGGCGCCGCTGGCGGCGGTCTGGGTGGCCTCTTGGGCGGTCTGGCCGGTGCGCTCGGCGGTGCCAGCGGTGGCGGCGGCGGTCTGGGGGACGTGCTCGGCTCGCAATTCGACAGCACCCCGCAAAAGGCCAAGACCTCCAGCCAGGATCAGGAAGCCGCCGCAGGCCTGATGCTCGCCGCCATGCTGCAAGCGGCCAAATCCGATGGCACCTTTGATCAGGGCGAACAGGCCAAGATCATGGACAAGCTTGGCGATGTCAGTCAGGCAGAGCGTGATTTCGTGAACCGCGAGCTACAAAAGCCGATTGATGTGGCAGGGCTGGCCAATGCGGTTCCGCAAGGCATGGAAAGGCAAGTCTACATGATGTCTGTGCTGGGCATCGACCTAGATAGCCAGGAAGAGGCGAAGTACCTGCACGATCTCGCAAGCGCGCTGCATATCCAGCCGCAGGCGGTCAACGCGGTGCATGACAAACTGGGCGTGCCGCGCATCTACCGCTAG
- a CDS encoding Fur family transcriptional regulator: MTTTILSRCEAAGLRMTDQRRTIAAVLQDADDHPDVEELYNRAAAADPRISLATVYRTVKLLEETGILEKHEFCDGRARYETADREHHDHLIDMQSGEVIEFLDPEIEALQEKIAAKLGYKLIGHRLELYGTKTKG; the protein is encoded by the coding sequence ATGACCACCACCATCCTGTCCCGTTGCGAGGCTGCTGGCCTGCGCATGACCGATCAGCGCCGCACGATTGCAGCTGTGCTGCAAGACGCCGATGATCACCCCGATGTGGAAGAGTTGTATAATCGGGCCGCTGCCGCCGATCCGCGCATTTCGCTGGCAACGGTGTATCGCACCGTAAAGCTGCTGGAAGAGACAGGCATTCTGGAAAAGCACGAATTTTGTGATGGCCGCGCCCGGTACGAGACCGCGGACCGCGAACACCACGATCACCTGATCGACATGCAATCAGGTGAGGTGATTGAATTTCTGGACCCCGAGATCGAGGCCCTGCAGGAAAAAATCGCAGCGAAACTTGGCTACAAATTGATCGGGCACCGGTTGGAATTATACGGCACCAAGACCAAGGGCTGA
- a CDS encoding DMT family transporter: MDNFRGSVLMVLAMLAFAIVDAIIKATSDTLPVGQIVMILGTGGAVVLSAVALRQNPRAFVPHAWQPLIILRNLSEALGSLCFVTALSLIPLSTASAVLQATPLIVTIGAGLFLGEAIGWRRWTAIAVGLAGVLMILRPGLEGFDANVLFAIGGVLGLGARDLITRMVPKSIPSSNLAAYAFLFLIPTGWAMMLMAGQDWVTPPPALTGQLALAIAIVIGAYFAIIGATRIGDLSAIAPFRYTRIVFALIIGAIFFAERPDALTLLGAAIIVGSGLYTLWRESRLNRHKPAL; this comes from the coding sequence TTGGACAATTTCCGGGGCAGCGTGTTGATGGTGCTGGCGATGCTGGCCTTTGCGATTGTGGATGCCATCATCAAGGCCACTTCTGATACCCTGCCCGTTGGCCAGATCGTGATGATCTTGGGCACGGGTGGTGCGGTGGTCCTGTCGGCCGTAGCACTGCGCCAGAACCCGCGCGCCTTTGTGCCGCATGCATGGCAACCGCTCATCATTCTGCGCAATCTGAGCGAGGCGCTGGGATCGCTGTGCTTTGTGACCGCGCTGTCGCTGATCCCGCTGTCCACAGCCTCTGCGGTGTTGCAGGCCACACCGCTGATCGTCACCATTGGCGCAGGCCTGTTTCTGGGCGAGGCGATTGGCTGGCGACGCTGGACGGCCATTGCCGTGGGGCTGGCCGGGGTGCTGATGATCCTCAGACCGGGGTTAGAGGGGTTTGACGCCAATGTGCTTTTTGCCATCGGCGGCGTACTAGGACTGGGCGCGCGGGATTTGATCACAAGGATGGTGCCCAAGTCGATCCCGTCAAGCAATCTGGCGGCCTATGCGTTCTTGTTCCTGATCCCAACCGGCTGGGCGATGATGCTGATGGCAGGACAAGATTGGGTCACGCCGCCCCCTGCCCTGACCGGTCAGCTGGCACTGGCCATCGCCATCGTCATTGGTGCCTATTTCGCTATTATCGGAGCCACCCGGATTGGTGATCTGTCGGCCATTGCGCCGTTCCGGTATACCCGGATCGTCTTTGCGCTGATCATCGGGGCGATCTTCTTTGCCGAGCGCCCCGATGCCCTGACGCTGCTGGGGGCTGCGATCATTGTGGGGTCAGGTCTTTATACACTTTGGCGCGAATCCCGTTTAAACCGTCACAAACCCGCGCTATAG